The genomic interval CGAGGTCTCCTTTTATGGCTACCTGACGGCGCTGCTGATTCTTGGCGGATTTCTGGGCTCAATCTACTCAATTCCCATTAGCGAACACATCCTGCTATCTGGCGGAAATCTGCTGTATGGCGCCTTTATGATGACCGTCACGCTGTTCGTTCTGGCAGAAGCCAATCTGATCATTCTCAAGCACGTGATAAGACTGGTCATCATTGCTGACCTGTTTAATTTTCTACTGGCCCGGCTGATGAATTTCTCGCTCAGCCAGCCCGGCATCGTCAATACGTTCAATGTTCCGGCCGGCCCGTTCGAAGTATCCGCAGCTTTTATTGTTCTCGGCGGGGTTCTGATCATTCTGGAACTACTGTTCCTGACCATCACGTTTGAATGGCTGCGCAAATATATTCGCCAAAAAAACATATTGGCATTTTGCTACATTCTGCTGTTCATAGGGGTCATTTGCGCCGATGGTACTTTGTTCCCACTGATTGCCTTTGGTCCGAATGCCGAGGTACTACAGATTATCATCGGCAATCTGCCGGGTAAGATCCTGCTGGCCAGTTCATTCAGCGTTCCACTGTATCTGTTTGTCATTTTCTACCGCGAACGATTTGAACGCTATATCCATCAAGCACCATTTGAGTGGTCGCTGATGATTCAGAACAGTGGCCAGCTGATGCAGGAAATGGCTCATCACAAACGTCTGCAACAGCAGTCCAGCGCATTTTTTGAACACTCCTCGGAAGGTATCGTCGTCACCGACGCCAACTTTGAAATTAAAGACGCCAACCCGGCGTTTTTGCAGATGACCGGCTATCAACAGCTTCCACAGATCAATCTCTGGACAATCGTCACCCAGGTGGAAAAAGAGTCGGTATCCAAACAACTGCAAAACGGCCACAGCCTGCAGCTTGAGGCTTGTATCATCAGCCGGGACGGCACCCCGCGATCCACGATGATGTCAATCAGTCCGCTGTTTGAACAAGGTCGACTGGTCAATCATGTCACGTCTCTGGTGAACATTGATGACCTTAAGAATATTCAACAACGTCTGGCGTTTCTGGCAGAACATGATGTCACCACAGAACTACCCAATCGCCGCGCTCTGGAACAAACAATTACCACCATTACCACCGACACGGCATTGATGATCGTCGATCTGGATCACTTTAAAGATGTTAACGACAGTTATGGCCACCCAATGGGAGATCATGTTCTGGTAGAAACAGCACAACGACTGCTGGCGATAAATGAGGGACAATGGTTTCGTATCGGTGGTGATGAATTTGCTGTTCTGCTCGACACCAATACCAACACCCAATCACTGCTCACCTATGCCGGTACTGTCCAGCAGCAACTTGTGCCGGTATTCGAACTACCCAACCACGCCCGCATACACATATCCGCGAGTATCGGTGTCAGCCGTTATCCACAACTGTGCAAAACACCGGAACAACTGTTACAACAGGCCGACGTCGCATTGTATCAGGCCAAACAAACCAAGCGTGGCAGTTTTACGCTGTACAGTCAGGACATGAGCGAAACTCTGAAACAACGACTGGAAATGGAAAATGCACTCAGAGATGCTCTGCAGCACGGTCATCTGACGGTCTATTTTCAACCACAGTGCAATGTTCAAAATGGTCATGTAACCGGTGCCGAGGCGTTGGTCCGCTGGCTTGATCCTGATAAGGGATTGATTCCGCCATCAGACTTTATCCGTTTGGCAGAAGAAACGGGACTCATCGAACAGATCGGTGAACTGGTTTTGCGCCAAACCTGTGAATTGGGAACAGAGTGGCGCGCCCGCAACCTGCCTGCGCTGAAACTTTCCGTCAACATTTCTCCTTACCAGTTACGTTTTGTCAATCTGGTGGATATGACCCGGCGCATTCTGGCAGAAACCGGTTTTACCGCCGAATGGCTGGAGCTGGAAATGACCGAAAGCGCACTGATGGAACGGGAACAAGAAGTCATTCCACAACTGGTGGCGCTACAGGAAATGGGAATCAGCATTGCTATCGACGACTTTGGAACCGGTTATTCCTCCTTGGCTTATTTAAAAAATTTCCCTCTCGACACCTTAAAGATAGACCGTAGTTTTCTTGAAGGAATTCCCGCCAACCGCGATAGCCGACAATTGACACAAACCATCATCAGCCTCGGCCATAACCTGAATTATAAAATTGTGGCAGAAGGGGTTGAAACACAAGCCCAGCTGGACTTTCTCAAACAACTGGGCTGTGACACTTACCAAGGCTATCTGAAAAGCCCGCCGCTACCCGTGCAGGCGTTTATGAAACTGATTGATCCGCAACAACAGCGGGCTTAAGTAAGGCAAGAGCTTGACAGGTGATATTTTTTGTTCATTTTTGCCCCCTTACAACAGACTTATGACATCAATTGTCATAATTTTTCAGGCAATCGATATTTCCGGCAGTAAACGATACCTAGAGTTTGACCCAAGCGCGACGATATCGTATTCATAACGCCCCCTAGTACTAATGAATGATTCCCAATATGCCTGAACTTTATATAGCTCATGTTGTGCTATATGCCTCATTTGCGCTTTATCTGGTCAGTCTGCCGAACTTCGTCCGTGAAGTTGCATTTTATGTCTATCTGACAGCGCTGATTATCCTGGCTGAATTTGTAGGGCGTACTTATACCGTTCCCATAACTGATAGCCTCTCAGTCTCCGGCCATAACCTCTTTTATAGCGGATTGTTGATGACCATCATGATATTCCATATCGTCGAACCGTATCTGATTGTCTATAAACATATGCTACGGAAATTTTTATTGATTACCCTGTTCAGCGTGGTGTTGATAGAACTCCGGCATGGCATATTATTTTTTAATCCCGGCATACAACCGGCACATCATATCAACCCGTCACTGACCGCGTTGCTGTCAGGATTTGCATTTACCCTACTTAAAATAGTGGTATTAATTTATCTTCTGACCATAATGCGCAAACTTGTCCGCCAACCAGTGTTACTGGCAGCCACTGACATTACCGTGTTTATCACCATTCTGTTGCTGGATGGCGAATTGGACTCATTAGCAAATTACGACAATATGCTTTTCCCGACGACGACTGATATTTCTGCCAGACTGACACTGGCCATATCATTCAGTCTGCCGCTGTTATTGTTCTTCATTCTCTACTGGCCCAAATTCATCCTCTATATTCGTGGACACACCATATCACGCACACTTGACACAATGACGGATGACCGGTTGATGACATTAGCGGTCAAAAGCGAACGTCTGCAGCAAATATCCTCGGCATTCTTTCAGCATTCCTCAGAAGGAGTCGTGGTGACAGACCGTTTTTATACTATCGAAGAAATGAATCCGGCATTTTGCGGAGTTACCGGACTAAAACCCGGCGCTCACATACACTTCTGGGATATTATTCAAATTGATGACAACAAAAGCATCCTGAAACAACTTGATGCCGGTCAAAGTATCTGTACCGAGGCATACATCGTAACCTTCAGTCATACTCTCAAAGATATCATGGCATCGATCAGTCCGATCTTTGAGGAGAATCGAATTGTTGGTTATGTAGCTACACTGCTGCGTATCGATGAATTAAAGAACACTCAAAAACGACTCACCTTTCTGGCAGATCACGATATCACCACTTGCCTTGCTAACCGACGCTCCCTTGAGCAACTACTGAGCAAGATAAAGAAATATGATTGTGCCACTCTGATCATTCTGGACCTTGATCACTTCAAAGACGTCAATGACAGCTATGGCCACCCGCTGGGAGATGAAGTTCTGAAAGAAGTGGCCATGCGACTGCAACAAAACGACGATTTTTCCCGAAAATGGTTCCGGATCGGCGGCGATGAATTCGCCTGCCTGGTCATGGAAGATATCAGCATCGAACAGGCTTCTGAGTTTACCGGTCACTGCCTGAGTCTGTTACACAAGCCGGCGCTGACCCTTTCCAATCTCGCCAAAGTCCACATTTCTGCGAGCGCCGGCATTACCCAGTATCCCGCCATCAGCTCAAGTCCGTCATTGCTATTGCAACATGCCGACGCCGCCCTGTATCAGGCGAAACAAACCAAACGCGGCAGCTGGCTACTGTACAGCAAGGATATCTCCGATTCCCTGCGGGAACGGCTGAAAACCGAATCTGCCCTGCGCGAAGCCGTCAACAACAATCTGCTGGAGGTCTATCTGCAACCACAGTGCGATGTTAAAACCGGAAATATTACCGGCGCTGAAGCCCTGCTCCGCTGGCGGACTCCTGAATGCGGAATGATTCCTACGGACCAATACATCAGGCTGGCAGAAGAAACCGGATTGATTGAAATGATTGGCGAACAAGTCTTAACCAAAACCTGTGAACAGGGCCGGCAATGG from Gynuella sunshinyii YC6258 carries:
- a CDS encoding sensor domain-containing protein, producing the protein MVALYIAHVVLYALFAWYFLRLPNAIREVSFYGYLTALLILGGFLGSIYSIPISEHILLSGGNLLYGAFMMTVTLFVLAEANLIILKHVIRLVIIADLFNFLLARLMNFSLSQPGIVNTFNVPAGPFEVSAAFIVLGGVLIILELLFLTITFEWLRKYIRQKNILAFCYILLFIGVICADGTLFPLIAFGPNAEVLQIIIGNLPGKILLASSFSVPLYLFVIFYRERFERYIHQAPFEWSLMIQNSGQLMQEMAHHKRLQQQSSAFFEHSSEGIVVTDANFEIKDANPAFLQMTGYQQLPQINLWTIVTQVEKESVSKQLQNGHSLQLEACIISRDGTPRSTMMSISPLFEQGRLVNHVTSLVNIDDLKNIQQRLAFLAEHDVTTELPNRRALEQTITTITTDTALMIVDLDHFKDVNDSYGHPMGDHVLVETAQRLLAINEGQWFRIGGDEFAVLLDTNTNTQSLLTYAGTVQQQLVPVFELPNHARIHISASIGVSRYPQLCKTPEQLLQQADVALYQAKQTKRGSFTLYSQDMSETLKQRLEMENALRDALQHGHLTVYFQPQCNVQNGHVTGAEALVRWLDPDKGLIPPSDFIRLAEETGLIEQIGELVLRQTCELGTEWRARNLPALKLSVNISPYQLRFVNLVDMTRRILAETGFTAEWLELEMTESALMEREQEVIPQLVALQEMGISIAIDDFGTGYSSLAYLKNFPLDTLKIDRSFLEGIPANRDSRQLTQTIISLGHNLNYKIVAEGVETQAQLDFLKQLGCDTYQGYLKSPPLPVQAFMKLIDPQQQRA
- a CDS encoding putative bifunctional diguanylate cyclase/phosphodiesterase, producing MPELYIAHVVLYASFALYLVSLPNFVREVAFYVYLTALIILAEFVGRTYTVPITDSLSVSGHNLFYSGLLMTIMIFHIVEPYLIVYKHMLRKFLLITLFSVVLIELRHGILFFNPGIQPAHHINPSLTALLSGFAFTLLKIVVLIYLLTIMRKLVRQPVLLAATDITVFITILLLDGELDSLANYDNMLFPTTTDISARLTLAISFSLPLLLFFILYWPKFILYIRGHTISRTLDTMTDDRLMTLAVKSERLQQISSAFFQHSSEGVVVTDRFYTIEEMNPAFCGVTGLKPGAHIHFWDIIQIDDNKSILKQLDAGQSICTEAYIVTFSHTLKDIMASISPIFEENRIVGYVATLLRIDELKNTQKRLTFLADHDITTCLANRRSLEQLLSKIKKYDCATLIILDLDHFKDVNDSYGHPLGDEVLKEVAMRLQQNDDFSRKWFRIGGDEFACLVMEDISIEQASEFTGHCLSLLHKPALTLSNLAKVHISASAGITQYPAISSSPSLLLQHADAALYQAKQTKRGSWLLYSKDISDSLRERLKTESALREAVNNNLLEVYLQPQCDVKTGNITGAEALLRWRTPECGMIPTDQYIRLAEETGLIEMIGEQVLTKTCEQGRQWLDQGLPPIKLSVNVSPYQLRFVNLVEVTKNILQQTRFPPHLLELEITESTLMEREKDIIPQLQTLRDMGISIAIDDFGTGYSSLAHLKNFPFNTLKIDRSFIEGIPSDPDSVDLTQTIISLGHRLNFNMIAEGVETEEQLAFLRQNHCETYQGYLKSPAVEMREFAVLLERENTRLNRS